From the Cervus elaphus chromosome 20, mCerEla1.1, whole genome shotgun sequence genome, one window contains:
- the CFAP126 gene encoding protein Flattop isoform X3, whose amino-acid sequence MTRPRACSRARYEKPFSPKYLQNWSLAKPTKERISSHEGYTQIIADDRGHLLPSVPRSKASPWGSFMGTWQMPLKIPPARAILTSRTAAGAASLTKWIQKNPDLLKASNGLRPEILAP is encoded by the exons TACGAAAAACCTTTCTCACCCAAGTATCTGCAGAACTGGTCTCTTGCCAAGCCAACAAAAGAG AGGATTTCTTCCCATGAAGGCTACACTCAGATTATTGCCGATGATCGTGGTCATCTGCTGCCTTCAGTGCCCCGTTCCAAG GCAAGTCCTTGGGGCTCCTTCATGGGCACCTGGCAAATGCCTCTGAAGATACCCCCTGCTCGGGCAATCCTGACCTCCCGTACAGCTGCTGGTGCCGCCTCCCTCACCAAATGGATACAGAAAAATCCTGATTTACTTAAGGCCTCCAATGGGTTGCGTCCTGAAATCTTAG CCCCATGA
- the CFAP126 gene encoding protein Flattop isoform X1, producing the protein MTRPRACSRARYEKPFSPKYLQNWSLAKPTKERISSHEGYTQIIADDRGHLLPSVPRSKASPWGSFMGTWQMPLKIPPARAILTSRTAAGAASLTKWIQKNPDLLKASNGLRPEILGKPHDPDSQKKLRKSITKTVQQAPSPTIIPNSPASNLNSPDQLQSSHPSAGHTPCPQSPLNSPKCPSGSPCLPYAGRNVAEIQKCKPATP; encoded by the exons TACGAAAAACCTTTCTCACCCAAGTATCTGCAGAACTGGTCTCTTGCCAAGCCAACAAAAGAG AGGATTTCTTCCCATGAAGGCTACACTCAGATTATTGCCGATGATCGTGGTCATCTGCTGCCTTCAGTGCCCCGTTCCAAG GCAAGTCCTTGGGGCTCCTTCATGGGCACCTGGCAAATGCCTCTGAAGATACCCCCTGCTCGGGCAATCCTGACCTCCCGTACAGCTGCTGGTGCCGCCTCCCTCACCAAATGGATACAGAAAAATCCTGATTTACTTAAGGCCTCCAATGGGTTGCGTCCTGAAATCTTAGGCAAG CCCCATGATCCAGACAGTCAGAAGAAACTCAGGAAGTCTATCACAAAGACTGTACAACAAGCACCAAGTCCCACcataatcccaaactccccagcCTCAAATCTCAATTCCCCAGATCAACTCCAAAGCTCACATCCCTCTGCAGGTCACACTCCATGTCCCCAAAGCCCACTCAACTCTCCAAAGTGCCCATCTGGAAGCCCGTGTTTGCCCTATGCAGGCCGTAATGTAGCTGAGATCCAGAAATGCAAACCTGCAACTCCGTAA
- the CFAP126 gene encoding protein Flattop isoform X2 — protein sequence MATNYSANQYEKPFSPKYLQNWSLAKPTKERISSHEGYTQIIADDRGHLLPSVPRSKASPWGSFMGTWQMPLKIPPARAILTSRTAAGAASLTKWIQKNPDLLKASNGLRPEILGKPHDPDSQKKLRKSITKTVQQAPSPTIIPNSPASNLNSPDQLQSSHPSAGHTPCPQSPLNSPKCPSGSPCLPYAGRNVAEIQKCKPATP from the exons TACGAAAAACCTTTCTCACCCAAGTATCTGCAGAACTGGTCTCTTGCCAAGCCAACAAAAGAG AGGATTTCTTCCCATGAAGGCTACACTCAGATTATTGCCGATGATCGTGGTCATCTGCTGCCTTCAGTGCCCCGTTCCAAG GCAAGTCCTTGGGGCTCCTTCATGGGCACCTGGCAAATGCCTCTGAAGATACCCCCTGCTCGGGCAATCCTGACCTCCCGTACAGCTGCTGGTGCCGCCTCCCTCACCAAATGGATACAGAAAAATCCTGATTTACTTAAGGCCTCCAATGGGTTGCGTCCTGAAATCTTAGGCAAG CCCCATGATCCAGACAGTCAGAAGAAACTCAGGAAGTCTATCACAAAGACTGTACAACAAGCACCAAGTCCCACcataatcccaaactccccagcCTCAAATCTCAATTCCCCAGATCAACTCCAAAGCTCACATCCCTCTGCAGGTCACACTCCATGTCCCCAAAGCCCACTCAACTCTCCAAAGTGCCCATCTGGAAGCCCGTGTTTGCCCTATGCAGGCCGTAATGTAGCTGAGATCCAGAAATGCAAACCTGCAACTCCGTAA